One Caldalkalibacillus uzonensis DNA segment encodes these proteins:
- a CDS encoding DUF1934 domain-containing protein yields the protein MREKQSVMLNIHVQTFEHGQPVDEQVETVPGMLYRKGKVYYLKYIEHSEEGPINTTLKLEEDRLTVIRHGAASMNHVYRPGTTTRGIYHTPYGPLHMETHTTAYRFKPLATISEQQGELHWAYYLSLNGNGVSDIHFTLTLTARAP from the coding sequence ATGCGTGAAAAACAATCAGTGATGTTAAATATTCATGTCCAAACTTTTGAACACGGTCAACCGGTGGATGAGCAGGTTGAAACAGTGCCGGGAATGTTGTATCGCAAAGGAAAGGTCTATTATCTCAAATATATAGAGCATAGTGAAGAAGGCCCCATTAATACGACGTTGAAGCTGGAGGAAGACCGGTTGACGGTGATCCGTCATGGCGCGGCCAGCATGAACCATGTGTACCGGCCGGGCACCACCACACGAGGCATCTACCATACGCCGTATGGACCGTTACACATGGAGACCCATACCACCGCCTATCGGTTTAAACCGCTGGCCACTATCTCAGAACAGCAAGGGGAACTGCATTGGGCTTATTATTTGTCTCTTAATGGCAATGGCGTAAGTGATATCCACTTTACCCTGACGCTCACAGCCAGGGCGCCATGA
- the speB gene encoding agmatinase, which translates to MRFDEAYSGQVFIASHPHYEESEAVIYGMPMDFTVSFRPGSRFGPARIREVSIGLEEYSPYLDRHLQDIRFFDAGDIPLPFGNPARSLDMIADFVRKVLQDGKFPLGLGGEHLVTWPIIQEVQCRFKDVYLIHIDAHADLREEYEGEPLSHATPIRKACQLLGPERVYSFGIRSGTREEFQYGRESGMHFYPFEVVKPLKEALPSMAGKKVYVTIDIDVLDPAFAPGTGTAEAGGISSTELLEAIHLLAKADVDIVGADLVEVAPVYDPTEKTQIVASKLVREMLLGWVK; encoded by the coding sequence ATGCGTTTTGATGAAGCCTATTCGGGGCAGGTGTTTATCGCCAGCCATCCTCATTATGAGGAAAGTGAAGCGGTGATCTATGGCATGCCTATGGATTTCACAGTCAGCTTCCGGCCAGGATCACGCTTTGGTCCAGCCCGCATCAGGGAAGTGTCTATCGGTTTGGAAGAGTACAGCCCCTATTTGGACCGTCATCTTCAAGACATCCGCTTTTTTGATGCCGGAGATATTCCGCTGCCTTTCGGCAATCCGGCCCGCAGTTTAGACATGATTGCTGACTTTGTGCGCAAGGTGCTGCAGGATGGCAAATTTCCCCTGGGCCTGGGCGGAGAGCATCTGGTTACCTGGCCCATCATTCAGGAAGTCCAGTGCCGGTTTAAGGATGTTTATCTCATCCATATCGATGCCCATGCCGATTTGCGGGAAGAGTATGAGGGTGAGCCGCTCTCTCATGCCACGCCCATCAGAAAAGCATGCCAGCTGTTGGGGCCGGAGAGGGTCTATTCGTTCGGTATCCGTTCCGGAACACGGGAAGAATTTCAGTATGGGCGGGAATCCGGCATGCATTTTTACCCCTTTGAAGTGGTCAAACCATTAAAAGAAGCACTGCCCTCAATGGCCGGAAAAAAAGTTTACGTGACCATTGACATTGATGTGTTGGATCCTGCTTTTGCCCCGGGAACGGGCACAGCTGAAGCAGGAGGAATCAGTTCCACTGAACTCTTGGAAGCGATCCATTTGCTAGCTAAAGCTGATGTTGATATCGTGGGTGCGGATCTGGTGGAGGTGGCACCTGTGTATGATCCGACAGAAAAAACACAGATTGTCGCTTCCAAGCTGGTACGAGAGATGCTGCTGGGCTGGGTCAAATAA
- a CDS encoding TRAP transporter small permease — MRKLNYFLNHIEEYIGVFSLIFSSFLVFVQVVLRYIFNYSLYWSEEVVRYLIIWFIFIGSSMAVREKAHAAVDVVVMYLPIALRTVFVAIANTLAIIFCVILIYSGMKNVFNVMEFGTVTPSLGIPMYIPYLAIPVGATLMLIRFIQILFQDMKGIWSGQKAVDDTMEKGTKI, encoded by the coding sequence ATGCGTAAACTGAATTATTTTTTGAATCACATTGAGGAATACATTGGTGTATTCTCGCTTATATTTTCTTCTTTTCTAGTTTTTGTACAAGTTGTTTTGCGTTATATATTTAATTACTCTTTATATTGGTCTGAAGAGGTCGTCAGATATTTAATCATTTGGTTTATTTTTATTGGAAGCAGTATGGCTGTTAGGGAAAAAGCCCATGCTGCTGTAGACGTTGTCGTTATGTATTTGCCAATTGCACTTAGGACGGTTTTTGTTGCAATCGCTAACACTCTTGCTATTATATTCTGCGTGATTCTTATTTATTCCGGTATGAAAAACGTTTTTAATGTAATGGAATTTGGGACAGTAACTCCTTCCCTCGGGATCCCCATGTACATTCCTTATTTGGCTATACCTGTAGGTGCTACTTTAATGCTAATTCGCTTTATTCAGATCCTCTTCCAGGATATGAAGGGTATTTGGTCGGGACAAAAGGCTGTAGATGACACGATGGAAAAGGGGACGAAAATATAA
- a CDS encoding TRAP transporter substrate-binding protein: MIKNNLLFSIILLIAIVLAGCGDSSVSSTDDGNQQDIESKVDEGNNEEYVINFAHVVRSSTAKGQAAEKFAELIEARTDGRIKVEVYPDSQLGNDREITEQMQSGTIQMNAPFTGVLPSFVPQFQVFDLPFLFNDRDVAYKAMHGELGVLLNEYLSQQGLRALGYWDGGFKHLTNSVRPIEKPEDMEGLKFRASQSPLLIAQFRALDAGGVSIDFSELYTALQNKTVDGQENPLSNIVSQKFYEVQDYLTLSAHGYMGYVWLISENFYQQLPDDLKQILEEVAKEVTEWQWEQAAANEEKYMEELKASGIQITELTPENREAFIQATRSVYDEFMEIEGSEQLLEAVRKASGN; encoded by the coding sequence ATGATTAAGAACAACCTTCTATTTTCAATAATCTTGTTAATAGCAATAGTATTAGCGGGATGTGGAGATTCTTCAGTAAGCAGTACCGATGACGGTAATCAACAAGATATTGAGTCGAAAGTAGATGAAGGGAATAACGAGGAATATGTAATTAATTTTGCTCATGTGGTAAGATCCAGCACCGCAAAGGGGCAGGCAGCGGAAAAGTTCGCCGAACTTATAGAGGCTAGAACAGATGGCAGAATTAAAGTGGAGGTTTATCCTGACTCTCAATTGGGAAATGACAGAGAAATTACGGAACAGATGCAATCTGGAACGATTCAAATGAATGCACCTTTTACGGGCGTACTACCATCCTTTGTACCACAATTCCAAGTGTTTGATTTGCCTTTCTTATTTAATGACAGAGATGTTGCTTACAAAGCCATGCACGGTGAATTGGGAGTTTTATTAAACGAATATTTGAGTCAACAAGGATTACGAGCCTTAGGATATTGGGATGGCGGATTTAAACATTTAACCAACTCTGTTAGACCTATAGAAAAACCAGAGGATATGGAGGGTTTGAAGTTTCGAGCTTCTCAAAGTCCATTGCTTATTGCGCAATTCAGAGCTTTAGATGCCGGAGGAGTATCGATTGATTTCTCTGAGTTATATACAGCTCTGCAAAACAAAACGGTAGATGGACAAGAAAATCCTTTATCTAATATTGTTAGCCAAAAGTTTTATGAAGTCCAAGATTATTTGACATTGAGTGCACATGGGTATATGGGATATGTTTGGTTGATTAGTGAAAATTTCTATCAACAACTCCCCGATGATCTTAAGCAAATCCTTGAAGAGGTAGCTAAAGAGGTGACCGAGTGGCAGTGGGAGCAAGCAGCTGCAAATGAAGAAAAATACATGGAAGAATTAAAGGCTTCGGGAATACAAATAACTGAACTAACGCCTGAAAACCGGGAAGCATTCATTCAAGCCACAAGAAGTGTATATGATGAGTTTATGGAAATCGAAGGTAGCGAACAACTTCTAGAAGCGGTTCGCAAAGCAAGTGGAAATTAA
- a CDS encoding 1-aminocyclopropane-1-carboxylate deaminase/D-cysteine desulfhydrase, protein MIKPLALSLTPTPLHPLERLSEDLGVEIWIKRDDLTGSIVTGGNKIRKLGYIMADALAQEADTVLTTGGPQSNHAKATAAVAVQVGLKPVLVLAGRDPGQRRANLFFNHLLGADIRFSGARTAEEMEAALEEAYQSLVQEGHRPYLIPIGGSNGLGALGYVDAYQELGEHDFDLIVVTAGSGGTFAGLFLANERAGRYDSTRILGISPWLPAPDIADRIKRCIYECEPAWEEKELLLDDAYIGPGYGKLTAEAQAAIINLARLEAIILDHVYTGKAMAALIDYIETGKISPNEKVLFWHTGGAPGLLAIQDRFF, encoded by the coding sequence ATGATCAAGCCTTTGGCGTTAAGCCTCACTCCAACACCCTTGCACCCACTGGAGCGTTTGAGTGAAGATTTGGGGGTGGAAATCTGGATCAAGCGGGATGATCTGACCGGATCCATCGTGACGGGAGGAAATAAAATCCGCAAGCTGGGGTATATTATGGCTGATGCCTTAGCTCAAGAGGCCGACACCGTGCTCACCACAGGGGGACCGCAGTCTAACCACGCCAAAGCGACAGCTGCTGTCGCCGTGCAGGTGGGCTTAAAACCGGTGCTGGTGCTGGCTGGACGTGATCCCGGCCAGCGACGGGCCAATTTGTTTTTCAACCATCTCCTCGGGGCAGATATTCGTTTCAGCGGAGCCCGTACGGCGGAAGAGATGGAGGCTGCGCTGGAAGAGGCTTATCAGTCCCTTGTCCAAGAGGGACACAGGCCCTATTTAATTCCTATCGGCGGTTCCAACGGCTTGGGTGCCTTAGGTTATGTAGATGCCTATCAAGAGTTGGGGGAACATGATTTTGACTTGATTGTGGTAACTGCCGGAAGCGGGGGGACGTTTGCCGGTCTGTTTTTGGCTAATGAACGGGCCGGACGGTATGACTCAACCCGCATCTTGGGAATCAGCCCCTGGCTGCCCGCACCCGATATCGCCGACAGAATCAAGCGCTGCATTTATGAATGTGAACCGGCCTGGGAAGAGAAGGAGTTACTGCTTGATGATGCCTATATCGGTCCCGGTTATGGCAAGCTGACGGCAGAAGCCCAGGCAGCCATTATAAATCTGGCCCGCCTGGAAGCGATTATTCTGGATCATGTCTACACCGGCAAAGCGATGGCAGCCCTGATCGATTATATTGAAACAGGAAAAATCAGCCCCAATGAGAAAGTGCTCTTTTGGCATACAGGAGGAGCGCCGGGGCTGTTGGCCATACAGGACCGGTTTTTTTAA
- a CDS encoding DMT family transporter: MINIAINVLVLGLIYLIVFFKRENSISLTLSGITAFVIAGLFTSFLGRSSVFAGIRRIGSSRAAAIKNSSPIFTILFALLFLKESITWLNALGILFILTGLWLTGYEQWRKNGFSIKGQIWIGMAFAVLAAFSFGTGFAIRKMGMEQVPDPFLGALIGAIVALKAYCIFLAAKRRLLLTVKLQFQQFNLYYLLAGFATCLGSLTFFISAYFTQVSYTATLTAIEPVLTLLLSYIFLKEQEKIQLMVIISAVFIFLGIMILTISSLL, translated from the coding sequence TTGATAAACATTGCGATTAACGTTCTTGTTTTAGGACTTATTTACTTAATAGTTTTTTTTAAGAGGGAAAATTCAATATCTTTAACATTGTCGGGAATCACAGCTTTTGTTATTGCTGGTCTCTTTACTAGCTTTTTGGGGAGATCATCCGTATTTGCGGGTATACGCAGAATTGGCTCGTCAAGAGCGGCAGCCATTAAAAACTCGTCCCCCATTTTTACTATTTTATTTGCATTATTATTTTTGAAAGAATCCATCACTTGGTTAAATGCGTTAGGAATATTGTTTATACTTACAGGGTTGTGGCTAACCGGTTATGAACAATGGCGAAAAAACGGTTTTTCTATCAAAGGACAGATATGGATTGGAATGGCCTTTGCTGTGCTTGCGGCTTTTTCTTTTGGAACTGGTTTCGCCATAAGAAAAATGGGTATGGAACAGGTTCCAGACCCATTTTTGGGAGCATTAATCGGGGCTATAGTTGCCTTAAAAGCTTATTGTATTTTTTTAGCTGCAAAACGTCGGTTACTGCTTACGGTTAAATTGCAGTTTCAACAATTTAATTTGTACTATTTGCTGGCCGGATTTGCAACTTGTTTAGGCTCGTTAACTTTTTTTATTTCAGCATATTTCACACAAGTCTCTTATACAGCCACTTTAACTGCTATAGAACCAGTTCTTACTTTGCTACTTTCTTACATTTTTTTGAAAGAACAAGAGAAAATTCAACTGATGGTGATAATCAGTGCTGTATTTATTTTTTTGGGAATTATGATATTAACCATTTCATCTTTATTATAA
- the thiT gene encoding energy-coupled thiamine transporter ThiT, with the protein MERERLLIMVETAVMAAVAYVFSFIKFGALWAYGGSISLVMVPIFVLALRRGLTAGLIAGLIVGIIKVVQGGYVVHPVQLVLDYPLAYALLGTAGLFALHKTRASGKMMGLAAIGIVLASGLRFLSHFISGVVWFGAYAPEGMPVATYSALYNLSYLLPEMIISLVIMILLIKMRPQLFKVR; encoded by the coding sequence ATGGAACGAGAACGTCTGCTTATTATGGTGGAAACAGCTGTTATGGCTGCTGTAGCCTATGTATTCAGTTTTATTAAATTTGGAGCGTTATGGGCCTACGGAGGCTCAATTTCACTGGTTATGGTACCGATCTTTGTACTGGCTTTGCGCCGGGGATTGACGGCAGGTTTGATCGCTGGACTCATTGTGGGTATCATAAAGGTAGTGCAGGGTGGTTATGTGGTGCATCCCGTGCAGTTGGTGCTGGATTATCCTTTGGCTTACGCCCTGTTGGGAACAGCAGGTCTGTTTGCCCTTCATAAGACCCGCGCTTCCGGGAAAATGATGGGGTTGGCTGCAATTGGCATTGTGCTGGCTTCAGGATTGCGTTTTCTCAGTCATTTTATCTCTGGTGTGGTATGGTTTGGGGCTTATGCCCCTGAAGGAATGCCTGTGGCCACCTATTCTGCCTTGTACAATCTGTCCTATTTATTACCAGAAATGATCATTAGTTTAGTGATTATGATTTTATTGATCAAAATGCGTCCCCAACTTTTCAAAGTTAGGTGA
- a CDS encoding AraC family transcriptional regulator, with the protein MYYKKLELPETEVYLYESIHSKGEHVSEHYHNVYQILYALDGEGTIILDGREYVFSKDCIVLIVPNSVHSIQAHTKLAVLVFAFSRMALGLFGEQGILNIFNNKSKHYELDPFTASEVRQLLRKMLFEQTDYDYLCQFATPVYLLETLLILARLHTVTRCNDANEMRSLRIREYINTHYFENITAQHLASRFGISTRYMNDIFKAKFNETPLQYLQKVRINRAKELLLETDKDIISICFEVGYESLSTFYRTFRNLTGISPNKFRTSQVYSNHKVSFHN; encoded by the coding sequence ATGTACTACAAAAAGCTCGAGTTGCCTGAAACCGAAGTGTATTTATATGAAAGTATACATTCCAAAGGTGAACATGTTTCCGAACATTATCACAATGTATATCAAATTTTATATGCGTTGGATGGGGAAGGAACAATTATTTTGGACGGGAGAGAGTATGTATTTTCGAAGGATTGTATTGTTTTAATAGTACCTAACTCCGTTCACTCCATCCAGGCCCATACTAAATTAGCTGTTTTGGTATTTGCTTTTTCCAGAATGGCTTTAGGTTTGTTTGGAGAGCAAGGTATTCTTAACATTTTTAATAATAAATCAAAACATTATGAGCTGGATCCTTTTACTGCTAGTGAAGTGAGACAACTGCTGCGGAAAATGTTATTTGAACAAACAGATTATGATTATTTATGTCAATTTGCCACGCCTGTTTATCTTTTAGAGACGTTATTAATCTTGGCAAGATTGCACACTGTGACTAGATGTAATGATGCCAATGAAATGAGATCTTTGCGTATTCGAGAATATATCAATACACACTACTTTGAAAATATAACCGCGCAACATTTAGCCTCTCGTTTTGGTATTTCCACCCGCTACATGAATGATATATTTAAAGCGAAGTTCAATGAAACTCCCCTCCAATACTTGCAAAAAGTTAGAATTAACCGTGCTAAAGAACTATTGCTCGAGACAGATAAAGATATTATCTCGATTTGTTTTGAAGTGGGTTATGAATCGTTAAGTACTTTTTATCGAACCTTCAGAAATCTTACAGGTATCTCACCAAACAAATTTCGGACCTCTCAAGTATATAGTAATCATAAAGTTTCGTTCCATAATTAA
- the speE gene encoding polyamine aminopropyltransferase: MELWFTELQTKAHGITTKVKQTLHSEETKYQQLDVIETEEFGTMLVLDGMVMTTDKDEFVYHEMMSHVPLMTHPQPKKVLVVGGGDGGTIREVLKHPSVEKAVLVEIDGQVIEYSKKFLPNIAKELDNPRVEVLVDDGFMHIHQHKNAYDVIMVDSTEPVGPAAKLFEKGFYQGIYEALTADGMFVAQTDNPWFHGDLIRKVFADVKDIFPITRLYTCNIPTYPSGMWTFTIGSKKYDPLSASLPGQLDFETKYYTPEVHQAAFALPKFVKDLIE; this comes from the coding sequence GTGGAATTGTGGTTTACCGAACTGCAAACCAAAGCACACGGTATCACTACCAAAGTAAAGCAAACGTTACATAGTGAAGAGACAAAATATCAACAACTTGATGTTATAGAGACTGAAGAATTTGGCACCATGCTCGTTTTGGACGGGATGGTGATGACAACCGATAAAGATGAGTTTGTCTACCATGAAATGATGAGCCACGTCCCTTTGATGACCCATCCGCAGCCTAAAAAAGTGCTGGTGGTTGGCGGAGGTGACGGGGGAACGATCCGGGAAGTACTGAAACATCCCAGTGTAGAGAAAGCGGTCCTGGTGGAAATTGACGGCCAAGTGATCGAGTACTCTAAAAAGTTTCTGCCCAATATTGCCAAAGAGCTGGATAATCCTCGTGTAGAGGTGCTGGTAGATGACGGATTTATGCATATCCACCAGCATAAAAACGCATACGACGTCATTATGGTCGACTCCACCGAGCCGGTCGGACCGGCAGCCAAGCTGTTTGAAAAAGGTTTTTATCAGGGAATTTACGAGGCTTTGACTGCGGATGGGATGTTTGTCGCCCAAACAGACAACCCCTGGTTTCACGGGGACTTGATCCGTAAAGTGTTTGCCGATGTGAAGGACATTTTCCCCATTACCCGCTTGTACACTTGCAACATTCCCACCTATCCCAGCGGAATGTGGACCTTCACCATCGGCTCCAAAAAGTATGATCCTTTAAGCGCGAGCTTGCCGGGACAACTGGACTTTGAAACCAAATACTACACGCCTGAGGTACATCAAGCGGCGTTTGCATTGCCCAAATTTGTTAAGGATTTAATCGAGTAG
- a CDS encoding TRAP transporter large permease, producing MIFIIFIILLLLSTPIAVAIGLTCVIAMLKSNASIDVLARTMFSGIDSFALMAIPFFIFAGDLMLAGGTSKRLIDMAKKWVGWTTGGLPIAGVLSSMFFAALSGSSPATVAAIGSVMIPSLKEARYSPTFAVGLMCASGSLGIIIPPSITLLVYGVVAEVSIGKLFIAGIIPGVFIGIVLIVVSYFIAKKEGHQPDQRASLREVWESTKNAFWGIIMPVIVLGGIYKGIFTPTEAAAIAIIYSLFIGFVIYKELTFKELFRVAKRSVVTSSMVMFVIAVAKVFSWYLTFERIPTEIAAQLVQLSSSPVMILILINILLLIVGMFMDASAAVLILVPLLLPIVIEMGISPIHFGIIMIVNLAIGMLTPPFGLNLFVASGVSKIPLTQVTKGALPFIIVLILALLVITFVPQLSTFLPEFVYEN from the coding sequence ATGATATTTATCATTTTCATTATTTTGTTGCTACTAAGTACTCCGATTGCAGTTGCGATAGGTTTGACATGTGTTATAGCCATGTTAAAGAGCAATGCTTCCATTGATGTGCTTGCTAGGACGATGTTTTCAGGAATAGATTCATTTGCGTTAATGGCTATCCCTTTTTTTATCTTTGCCGGAGATCTTATGTTGGCTGGGGGAACTTCAAAAAGACTGATAGATATGGCCAAGAAATGGGTGGGATGGACTACAGGCGGTTTGCCCATTGCCGGTGTCTTGTCGTCGATGTTTTTTGCAGCCTTATCCGGGTCTAGTCCTGCAACAGTAGCTGCAATTGGTAGTGTTATGATTCCATCTTTAAAAGAAGCAAGGTATTCTCCAACTTTTGCGGTAGGTTTAATGTGTGCGTCAGGATCATTAGGGATTATCATACCGCCAAGTATTACACTCTTGGTTTACGGTGTGGTTGCAGAAGTTTCTATAGGTAAATTATTTATTGCTGGTATTATCCCTGGAGTATTTATTGGAATTGTATTAATAGTGGTTAGTTACTTTATAGCAAAGAAAGAAGGACATCAGCCAGACCAAAGGGCAAGTCTTAGGGAAGTATGGGAATCTACCAAAAATGCGTTTTGGGGAATAATAATGCCTGTCATTGTACTGGGAGGCATTTACAAAGGGATATTCACACCAACGGAGGCAGCTGCAATAGCTATTATTTATAGTCTATTTATTGGCTTTGTTATTTATAAAGAGCTGACTTTTAAAGAGTTGTTTAGGGTGGCAAAACGCTCAGTCGTTACTTCTTCTATGGTTATGTTTGTCATTGCTGTTGCCAAAGTGTTTAGTTGGTATTTGACGTTCGAAAGAATTCCCACAGAGATTGCGGCTCAGTTAGTACAACTGTCATCATCACCTGTAATGATTTTAATACTCATTAACATTTTACTCCTTATCGTTGGGATGTTTATGGACGCAAGTGCCGCTGTTTTAATTCTTGTTCCTCTATTATTACCTATCGTGATTGAAATGGGAATTAGCCCTATACATTTTGGGATTATTATGATTGTTAATTTGGCCATAGGCATGTTAACACCACCGTTTGGCTTGAATCTTTTTGTTGCTTCAGGGGTTAGTAAAATACCGTTAACTCAGGTTACTAAGGGAGCTTTACCATTTATTATCGTGCTTATACTTGCTTTATTAGTTATAACTTTTGTTCCTCAATTGTCTACTTTTTTGCCTGAATTTGTTTATGAGAATTGA
- the cls gene encoding cardiolipin synthase has translation MTLLIILVIVIGIIGLAALYVAGQHVYLRRQFQKKEQADGRLFQRVRHNLNERLSVKEAEQRFKLELHTEVLQFIKANTDFPLTQNDRLRILNNGEELFPALFEEIAKAKHHVHILFYTVQNDHISNKLFEKLEQKVQEGVQVRLLVDGVGSHSLIGGKRFKELQKRGIQCSVFTPPRLRFLPYMNFRNHRKIVVIDGNVAFTGGLNVGDEYVHRDPNTGFWRDVHLLIEGESVLLMQRIFATDWYYTTGELLEENEQFFPTFTTEETQQHDQGTILAQVVPSGPDMTRSMAKDSYLKVICAAKERVWLGTPYFVPDQEMIEALKQARKRGIEVKLIVPKRTDNPLAHYASFHFHKQLLPAGVEIYLYEKGFYHAKIALVDNYIANIGSVNLDRRSFYYSFEAGLFIYDRHICQRMETIFKQDLKDCKPLLPEQLYRQPLWAKAATQLSLIMAPWL, from the coding sequence TTGACCCTGCTAATCATCTTAGTGATTGTGATCGGTATAATCGGCCTGGCCGCCCTCTATGTGGCGGGACAGCATGTATACTTGCGCCGGCAATTTCAAAAAAAGGAACAGGCAGACGGGCGCTTGTTCCAGCGCGTCAGACACAATCTCAATGAACGCCTTTCGGTCAAGGAAGCTGAACAACGCTTTAAACTGGAACTCCACACTGAGGTGTTGCAGTTTATTAAAGCAAACACTGATTTTCCCCTCACCCAAAATGACCGCTTGCGCATTCTGAATAACGGAGAAGAGTTGTTTCCCGCTTTGTTTGAGGAAATAGCAAAGGCGAAACATCATGTGCACATCCTGTTCTACACGGTGCAGAACGATCATATCTCTAATAAACTGTTTGAGAAACTGGAACAAAAAGTACAGGAAGGGGTTCAGGTCCGTCTCTTGGTTGACGGCGTGGGCAGCCATTCACTGATTGGCGGGAAAAGGTTTAAGGAGTTACAAAAGCGGGGTATTCAGTGCAGCGTCTTTACCCCTCCCCGGCTGCGCTTTTTGCCGTACATGAACTTCCGCAATCACCGCAAAATTGTGGTGATTGATGGCAACGTTGCCTTTACGGGGGGTTTGAATGTAGGGGATGAATATGTACATCGTGACCCCAATACAGGCTTCTGGCGAGATGTGCACCTGTTGATTGAAGGGGAAAGTGTATTACTTATGCAGCGTATTTTTGCTACAGACTGGTACTATACCACAGGGGAATTGCTGGAGGAAAACGAGCAGTTTTTCCCCACGTTTACCACAGAAGAAACCCAGCAGCATGATCAAGGAACCATCTTGGCCCAGGTGGTGCCCAGCGGTCCGGATATGACCCGCTCCATGGCCAAGGACAGTTATCTTAAAGTGATTTGTGCGGCCAAAGAGCGGGTCTGGCTGGGCACCCCCTACTTCGTCCCCGATCAGGAAATGATCGAGGCCTTGAAACAGGCCAGAAAAAGAGGGATCGAAGTTAAGCTGATCGTACCCAAACGGACAGACAATCCTCTGGCCCACTATGCTTCCTTCCATTTTCACAAACAATTGTTGCCCGCTGGCGTGGAAATCTATTTGTACGAGAAAGGTTTTTACCATGCCAAGATTGCCTTAGTGGACAATTATATCGCCAATATCGGCAGTGTTAATTTGGACCGGCGCAGTTTTTATTACAGCTTTGAAGCCGGGTTGTTTATTTATGACCGTCATATTTGCCAACGGATGGAAACCATTTTTAAGCAGGATTTAAAGGACTGTAAGCCCCTTCTTCCTGAGCAGTTATACCGTCAGCCGTTATGGGCTAAGGCGGCGACACAGTTGTCACTCATCATGGCGCCCTGGCTGTGA
- a CDS encoding SprT-like domain-containing protein produces the protein MITMPEHETPKRTVDMDPQKLKRLANKLSLHFWGKPCQIPVAWNGRLRRTMGRFLFTEQSGKRTPLKIELSKYAAQWIDRDIFVAVLLHELCHYHLFIQGQPYQDHHPVFEQELKRVGAISTQRVQLPQKAYKLYCQGCERYLGIRRRLNTSRYRSQCCQKAIVKKETWLGEFRYDGHILKNSKVRLPE, from the coding sequence ATGATCACAATGCCTGAACACGAGACACCCAAACGTACCGTTGATATGGACCCCCAAAAATTAAAGCGGCTGGCCAACAAACTGTCCCTCCACTTTTGGGGAAAGCCGTGCCAGATTCCTGTTGCCTGGAACGGGCGCCTGAGGAGAACCATGGGCCGCTTCTTGTTTACTGAACAAAGTGGGAAACGGACACCCCTCAAAATTGAGCTGAGCAAATACGCCGCCCAATGGATTGACAGGGACATTTTCGTCGCTGTTTTGTTGCATGAGTTATGCCATTATCATTTATTTATTCAAGGCCAGCCCTATCAAGACCATCATCCTGTCTTTGAACAGGAATTAAAACGCGTAGGGGCCATCTCCACTCAGCGCGTGCAACTTCCTCAGAAAGCCTATAAACTGTATTGCCAAGGCTGTGAACGTTACCTGGGAATACGCCGGCGCTTAAACACCTCCCGTTACCGCAGCCAGTGCTGCCAAAAAGCAATTGTAAAGAAAGAAACCTGGCTGGGTGAGTTCCGCTATGACGGACACATCTTGAAAAACAGCAAAGTTCGCCTTCCGGAGTGA